ACAATTGGAGATTCTGGTCGACCGTTTGGGCGCGAATCGATTCGAGGCACACCGGGTCTCAGTCGGCGACAGCGCCGCGATGGTGGCTCGGGCCCGGTCGAGCCTGCACCGGTTCGTCACTCCCCCGGCATTATGCGCTGACCAGCGCTAAACGGTCCGCACTAGCGCATTTCATGATTCGTCAAGACCTGCCGCACACCCTCCAGGCACCCTAGGGCCAGCAACTGGCGCCCGCGCGCGACGAATGCCGGCATCGCCGAGGAGGACCCATGTCGTTTGTCATCGCCGCACCGGACGTGGTGGCAGCCGCAGCCGGTGATCTGTCGAAGATCGGCTCCGCCTTAGCCCAGGCGAATGCCGCGGCCGCGGGCCCGACATTATCGCTGTTGGCCCCCGCTGTCGATGAGGTGTCGACGGCGCTGGCCGCGTTGTTCGGTGACCACGCTGCGACATACCAGGCCTTCAGCGCTGAGGCGGCGGCATTTCACGACCAGTTTGTGCGCACCCTGCAGGCCAGCGCCAGCGCCTATGCGGCCACCGATGCCGCCAGTGCCGGGCAGCAGCTGCTCAATGCCATCAACGCGCCCAGCATGGCGCTGTTCGGGCGACCGCTGATCGGCAACGGAGCCGACGGCGCGCCGGGCACCGGTCAAAACGGCGGCGACGGGGGTTTGCTGTTCGGCAACGGTGGCAACGGCGGGTCCGGCGGGACTGTCATCCTCAATGCGCAGACGCGTGGCGTGCCCGGCGGAAACGGCGGGTCCGCCGGGCTGATCGGCAATGGCGGACGCGGCGGAGTCGGTGGAGTCGGCCAGCGGAGTGGCGCCGGCGGCAATGGTGGAAATGGCGGGCTATTGTTCGGCCATGGCGGCGCCGGCGGGCCGGGTGGACAGGCCGCCAACATTGGCGGAGCTGGGGGCAACGGCGGCGCCGGCGGGCTGCTGTTCGGCAACGGCGGGGCCGGCGGCGCCGGCGCCATCGCCTCTGCCTTCAGTGGCAACGGCGGCAACGGTGGCGCTGCCGGTCTGATCGGCGACGGCGGGCCGGGGGGCGCCGGCGGGGTCGGCAGCCACTGGGGCGGCAACGGTGGTGTAGGCGGCGCCGCCGGCCTGATCGGCAACGGCGGGCACGGCGGAGCGGGCGGGTTCGCCCCCAACCGCGCCGGCTTCGGCGCTGACGGCGGAGCAGGCGGACTCTTTTTTGGCGATGGCGGCGACGGCGGTCACGGCGGCACCAGCAACGCCGGAACGGCGGGGGCGGGCGGTCACGGCGGCAGCGCCCGCGGGCTGTTCGGCGACGGCGGAGACGGCGGTGCCGGCGGGACCAGCTACCTCGATCCCTACCGCGGCGGCAATTGGGACAAGTTCGGCGGTGACGGCGGTAACGGCGGCGCCGCGGGCGTGTTCGGTAGGGGCGGCACCGGGGGTGCCGGCGGCGACGCCGTGGCCCGCGGCGGCGCCGGCGGCCACGGCGGCACCGGCGGGCAGCTACTGGGCAATGGCGGAAACGGCGGACACGGCGGCGCCGGCGGTGTGGGCGAGATTCTCAAACCCGCTGACGGTGAAAACACCGACAGGTTCGGTGGAGCCGGCGGCAACGGCGGAGCCGCTGGCCTGCTCGGCAACGGTGGCACCGGCGGCGCTGGAGGCGATGGGCCGGCACGCGGCGGCGCCGGCGGCCACGGCGGCAGCGGCGGGCAGCTGCTGGGCAACGGCGGCGACGGCGGCCACGGCGGCGCCGGCGGTACCAGGGACATCCCCAACCCCGCAGGTGAAAACACCGACAGGTTCGGTGGAGCCGGCGGCAACGGCGGAGCCGCTGGCCTGCTCGGCAACGGTGGCGCCGGCGGCGACGGTGGCGTCGGCGGCGCCGGAAGCAATGGACCCGCACGCGGCGGCGACGGCGGCCACGGCGGCAGCGGCGGGCAGCTGCTGGGCAACGGCGGCGACGGCGGCCACGGCGGCGCCGGCGCTACCAGGGACATCGTCCTCCCCGCTCAAGGTGAGAACACCGACAAGTTCGGCGGAGCCGGCGGCAACGGCGGAGCCGCTGGCCTGCTCGGCAACGGTGGTGCGGGCGGCGCCGGCGGCAGCGGACTTAAGCGCGGCGGCGACGGCGGTGCTGGTGGCTCCGGCGGGAGCTTCGCCGGCAACGCCGGCGGCGGCGGAGCCGGCGGCATCGCCACCGAGGGAGTAGCCGGCGCGGGCGGCGCGGGCGGCAGCGCTGCCGGGTGGTTCGGTCAGGGTGGGGCCGGCGGGGCCGGGGGTGACATCCGCAGCAGCAGGATCGTACCCACCAGCGCGGGTAGGGGCGGTGACGGCGGTGCCGGCGGGCTGCTGGCCGGCAGCGGTGGCGCCGGCGGGCATGGCGGTGCCTCCAACGGCGGAACAGGCGGCGACGGAGGTAACGGCGGCCACGCGCGGGGACTGTTCGGCGACGGTGGCGCCGGCGGTTACGCCGGATTCGGGCAGCTCCAGGGCCGCGGTGGCGACGGCGGCAACGCTGGGTTGTTGATCGGTAACGGCGGCAACGGTGGATGGGGGGCTGCCGGCACGAGGACAATTCGCGGCAGCAGCGGCGGCGACGGCGGCAACGCCGGCATCCTGTTCGGCTTCGGCGGCAACGGCGGGGACGGTGGTCTCAGCGGCGGCCTGGCCGGCGGTGGCGAGGGTGGTACCGGCGGTCGCGGCGGGGCGATTGGGGCACCCGGCGCATCTGGCGCCCACGGGTAGCGCCAGGGCCGATGGGCAGTGGCCGGTAGCTAATCCCCGAATTACGTGTGGCGGAAGTACTCCACCGTGCGACGCACGCCCTCGGCCAGCTCCACCCGGGGCCGCCAACCCAAAACCCGCTCGGCCAAGCCGATGTCGAGGCAGGACCGCTGCAGGTCGCCGAGGCGATCCGGATGGAACTCCGGGTCGTCGGGTCCCCCGACCGCCGCGGCCACCGCCGAATGCAGTTGGCGGTCGGAGGTTTCGACGCCGGTGCCGACGTTGAAACGCTGCCCACCGCCCGCTTCCCCGGATGCCTTGACGAAGGCGTCCACCACGTCGTCGACGTACACGTAGTCGCGGGTTTTTCCGCCGTCGCCAAACACCTTGGTGGGCTTACCCGACAGCAGCGCCTGGGCGAAGATCGCCACCACGCCCGCTTCACCGTGCGGATCCTGCCGGGGGCCGTAGACGTTGGCCGGTGCGATGTGCGAGCAGTCCAAACCGTAAAGATGCCGGAAGGTGTTCAGGTAGATCTCGCTGGCCACCTTGCCCGCGGCGTAGGGCGAAGCAGGATCAGTCGGGGCGTCCTCACTGGTCGGGTACACCGGCGGCACGCCGTAGATGGATCCTCCCGAGGACGTGTGCACGATCTTGCGGACCCGGGTGCGGCGTGCCGCTTCGGCCAGCCGCACCGTGCCGACCACGTTCACCTCCGCGTCGAATTGCGGGTCGGTCACCGAGTACCGGACGTCTATCTGCGCCGCCAGATGAAATACCACCTCCGGTCGGTGCTGGTCGAGGATGGCCTGCAAATCGGCGGTCACGATGTCGGCCTCGACGAAGGTGTGTGCGGGGTGCTCGGCGAGGTGCTCGAGGTTGGTGGCCCGGCCGGTCGCGAAATTGTCCAGCCCGATTACCGTGTGACCGTCGGCGAGCAGACGGTCGACTAGCGTCGATCCGATGAAACCGGCTGCCCCGGTGACGAGTGCGCGCACCGGCCCACCATACAGAGTGGCGTTGGCGGCCGCGTCGCTCATCACGGCACAGCTGGCGGTTCGTGCGGTGCTGGCGTTCGGGGGTTACTTCTACTGGGACGATCTGATCCTGGTCGGGAAGGCCGGCACCCAGGGCCTGTTGTCGCCGTCGTATCTGTTCGACGACCATGACGGACACGTCATGCCGGGCGCTTTCCTGGTTGGCGGTGCGATCATCCGGGCGGCGCCACTGGTCTGGACCGGTCCGGCGATCAGCCTGGTGGTGCTGCAGCTGCTGGCTTCGTTGGCATTGCTGCGGGCGCTGCAGGTGATCCTGGGCTGGCGTCCCGTTCTGTTGATCCCGTTGACGTTCGCGTTGTTCACCCCGCTGGGGGTGCCCGGGTTCGCGTGGTGGGCGGCGGCGCTGAACTCGTTGCCGATGTTGGCGGCGCTGGCCTGGGTGTGCGCCGACGCGGTCCTGCTGATCCGCACCGGCAACCAGCGATACGCGCTGACCGGCGCACTCGTTTACCTCGTCGGTCTGCTGTTCTTCGAGAAGGCCGCGGTAATCCCGTTCGTCGCCTTCGCTATTGCCGCACTGATGCGTCACGTGAGCGGCGAGCCGAGCGCGCTGCGCACGGTATGGCGGGTGGGGTTGCGGTTGTGGATGCCGTCACTGACCCTGACCGCCGCCTGGGTTGCGCTGTACCTGGCCGTCGTCAACCAGCGGCGCTGGAGTTCGGACCTGTCGATGACCTGGGAGCTGTTGCGCCGCTCGATCACCCACGGCATCGTGCCCGGTCTGGCCGGCGGGCCGTGGCATTGGGATCGTTGGGCGCCGGCATCGCCGTGGGGCACTCCGCCGCCGGTGGTGATGGTCCTCGGCTGGCTGGTCTTGCTTGGCGTGCTTGGGCTTTCGCTGGTCCGCAAACAACGCACCGGTCTGGTCTGGCTGACCGCGGCGGGCTATACCGTCGCGTGTCAGGTGCCGATCTATCTGATGCGCTCGTCGCGTTTCACCGCGCTCGAATTGGCCCAAACACTCAGGTATTTCCCGGATCTGGTGGTCGTGCTGGCGCTGCTGGGCGCTGTCGCGTTCGCCGCGCCCAACCGGGAAACACCCTGGCTGGACGCCTCACCGCTGCGCGCTGCCGTGACCACCGGCCTGACGGCGCTGTTCCTGGCCAGCAGCCTGTATTCGACTGCGACATTCCTGACCAGTTGGCGCGACAACCCAACACAGGCGTACCTGCTGAACGCGAAAGCCAGTCTGGCTGCAGCGCATGCTGATTCGAATTCGCCGCTGCTGGATCAGGAGGTCGACCCGCTGGTGCTGCAGCGGGTGGCCTGGCCGGAGAACCTGGCCAGCCACATGTTCGCCCTGCTGCGCGATCGGCCCGAATTCGAAACGGCGACAACACGATTGCGTATGTTCAACAGCTCCGGCAGTCTGGTCGACGCGCGAGTGACCTGGGTCCGCACGATTGTGCCCGGCCCGCTGCCGCACTGCGGCTACTTCACCCAGCCGGACCAGCCGACGCGGTTGATCCTCGACGGCCCGCTGCTGCCCGCCGACTGGACCGTCGAACTGAACTACCTGGCCAACAGCGACGGATCGATGACGCTGTCGCTGTCCGACGGACCCGAGCGCAAGGTCCCGGTGCATCCCGGCCTCAACCGCGTCTACGCCCGGCTGCCCGGCGCCGGGGATGCGATCACGGTGCGGGCCAACACCACCGCGCTGTCGCTGTGCATCGCGTCGGGTCCGGTGGGTTACCTGGCGCCGGGTTGACCTAACCAGCGGCGATACGGCTTGTCGGCGCGATACAATTCACGCCATCGTGTGTGTCAACGGCGACTACCCGCCGTGGCCATCGGAGGTCGTCGGATGTCTTTACTGATCGCCGCGCCAGACATAATGGTTTCGGCCGCAACGGATTTAGCGAACATAGGTGCAGCAATTAGCGCGGCCAACTTTACGGCCGCGGCCCCGACCACCACCGTGCTGGCCGCCGCCGCGGATGAGGTGTCGACCGCTGTCGCGGCATTATTCACCTCCCACGCCCAGGCGTATCAGGCCCTCGGCATCCAAGCAGAGGCGTTTCACCAGCAGTTCTTGCAGGCACTCAACCTCGGCGCAGCGTCCTACGCGAGTGCCGAGGCCGCCAACGCCTCGCCCTTGCAGGAACTCCTCAATGTGGTCAACGCGCCCAGCCTTGCGCTTACCGGACGCCCCCTTTTCGGCAACGGCGCCAATGGCCCGCCGGGGACCGGGCAAGACGGCGCTCCCGGCGGGTGGTTGATCGGCAGTGGCGGGGCCGGCGGGACGGGCGGCTTGAGCCACCCAGATGGCGGTAATGGTGGGGCCGCAGGGTTGTTCGGCAACGGCGGGGCCGGCGGCGCCGGTGCCAGGGCGTTCTCCGTCGCCGGTGGCAACGGCGGGGCGGGCGGCAGCGGCGGATTGTTCGGCAGCGGCGGGGCCGGCGGCGCTGGCGGATTTTCGGAGCTAGGCAATGGTGGCAGCGGCGGCGTCGGAGGAGCCGGTGGGCTGTTCGGCGTCGGCGGCGCTGGTGGCACCGGCGGCACCGGCGGAACTGACGGCGGAGCGGGCGGCGCCGGCGGAGCC
The nucleotide sequence above comes from Mycobacterium pseudokansasii. Encoded proteins:
- a CDS encoding PE family protein gives rise to the protein MSLLIAAPDIMVSAATDLANIGAAISAANFTAAAPTTTVLAAAADEVSTAVAALFTSHAQAYQALGIQAEAFHQQFLQALNLGAASYASAEAANASPLQELLNVVNAPSLALTGRPLFGNGANGPPGTGQDGAPGGWLIGSGGAGGTGGLSHPDGGNGGAAGLFGNGGAGGAGARAFSVAGGNGGAGGSGGLFGSGGAGGAGGFSELGNGGSGGVGGAGGLFGVGGAGGTGGTGGTDGGAGGAGGASGVFGLGGSGGTGGAGGSGSGGAAGNGGNATFIGTGGVGGIGGAGGTGGDGGNGGWGGNGGYFGTGGAGGTGGSGGAGGMGGIGGNGGLLVGSGGEGGAGGIGRAIGGGGGAGGNAGILVGSGGDGGAGGFGNIDVGGDGGFGGQGGLIGNGGNGGAGGGTAAAIPVTGSNGGQGGNAKLIGNGGNGGNAGSGAPGGTPGTGGDGGFLLGENGLNGLT
- a CDS encoding NAD-dependent epimerase/dehydratase family protein encodes the protein MRALVTGAAGFIGSTLVDRLLADGHTVIGLDNFATGRATNLEHLAEHPAHTFVEADIVTADLQAILDQHRPEVVFHLAAQIDVRYSVTDPQFDAEVNVVGTVRLAEAARRTRVRKIVHTSSGGSIYGVPPVYPTSEDAPTDPASPYAAGKVASEIYLNTFRHLYGLDCSHIAPANVYGPRQDPHGEAGVVAIFAQALLSGKPTKVFGDGGKTRDYVYVDDVVDAFVKASGEAGGGQRFNVGTGVETSDRQLHSAVAAAVGGPDDPEFHPDRLGDLQRSCLDIGLAERVLGWRPRVELAEGVRRTVEYFRHT
- a CDS encoding PE family protein — translated: MSFVIAAPDVVAAAAGDLSKIGSALAQANAAAAGPTLSLLAPAVDEVSTALAALFGDHAATYQAFSAEAAAFHDQFVRTLQASASAYAATDAASAGQQLLNAINAPSMALFGRPLIGNGADGAPGTGQNGGDGGLLFGNGGNGGSGGTVILNAQTRGVPGGNGGSAGLIGNGGRGGVGGVGQRSGAGGNGGNGGLLFGHGGAGGPGGQAANIGGAGGNGGAGGLLFGNGGAGGAGAIASAFSGNGGNGGAAGLIGDGGPGGAGGVGSHWGGNGGVGGAAGLIGNGGHGGAGGFAPNRAGFGADGGAGGLFFGDGGDGGHGGTSNAGTAGAGGHGGSARGLFGDGGDGGAGGTSYLDPYRGGNWDKFGGDGGNGGAAGVFGRGGTGGAGGDAVARGGAGGHGGTGGQLLGNGGNGGHGGAGGVGEILKPADGENTDRFGGAGGNGGAAGLLGNGGTGGAGGDGPARGGAGGHGGSGGQLLGNGGDGGHGGAGGTRDIPNPAGENTDRFGGAGGNGGAAGLLGNGGAGGDGGVGGAGSNGPARGGDGGHGGSGGQLLGNGGDGGHGGAGATRDIVLPAQGENTDKFGGAGGNGGAAGLLGNGGAGGAGGSGLKRGGDGGAGGSGGSFAGNAGGGGAGGIATEGVAGAGGAGGSAAGWFGQGGAGGAGGDIRSSRIVPTSAGRGGDGGAGGLLAGSGGAGGHGGASNGGTGGDGGNGGHARGLFGDGGAGGYAGFGQLQGRGGDGGNAGLLIGNGGNGGWGAAGTRTIRGSSGGDGGNAGILFGFGGNGGDGGLSGGLAGGGEGGTGGRGGAIGAPGASGAHG